Below is a genomic region from Brassica rapa cultivar Chiifu-401-42 chromosome A08, CAAS_Brap_v3.01, whole genome shotgun sequence.
CATTTTCCCACCAATACCACAAAGACAATAGCTTTAAAGAATTACACAACACGAAACTATCTACAGACACGAGTTTGGATTCATTACCAGTCAATGACTTGACGAATCTTAGCTCCACATTCCTCAATCTGAACAACAAGAGGAACAATAACGAGAACTCAGCATAGAGAAAAACGTAAAGGGTTAGTAAAAGGGTTACACCTCGGAAGGAGTGAGAGAGATTCGAGCTGTCTCAGCTAGACGGGATACGTCCGGCGGCTGAAGAACGGAGGGGTTCGTGTCCGACGAGAAACTTCGagctattgttgtaatatgTCTTTGGAACTTGAGACTTGAAGAAAAGGTTGAGGCTTTGATTTGGATCATGCGTGGTGGAGAAGCAGTTACGACGGCTAGCAAAGCTCTGGTCGCCATGGCTTTAATTGAAAACTCTCCGAAGACTAGCTACTGAACATGATGGATAGGAGGAGTAGGAGGATAATTCAATTGAATCAAAATTCGTCAACCGGTTTTAACCGGTACGGTTACATAAACGGTTTAGGATGATAGTAAACCATCAGTAATATGTGTGCTTACAGCTTAAAGAAGTGGGGAAACTGAAGAAGAGACGAGACAATAGTCTTGAAGGACTTGAGTTCATTTACTTAGCTTAGGATTTGATGACATAATATATCCTCTtgtgtttttgagttttttttgtgtggattTCCCAGTAAATGTGAGAGGATAAGAGCAACTTCGATAGTAGGCTTTTACCATGAAATTCTAAAGTTATACATTGGTGTACATAATATTTACTGGAAGAAGCtggtaatatttaattatacaccAATTTTAAAGTTATACATTGTGGAAACCCAACCAACAATATCTAATTTAACATATTATTGGTTGGGTTTTTAAGATTTTagtatattcttatatatatatacacaccaatatataatttcgaaaatctTTAGTAAGAAAttaccattggagatgctcttatataGATGATAACTGTGAGTTTTAGGGAAGAGAATCTCATATGAGGGATTGTGAAGGTATGTTAATTGTATTTGTCACAGAAAGTGAGGTTCCCAGTGAAAAAGAGTAGATAACAAGATCCAGAAACAGAATTCGGTACACCAAGCAATGGCGTGAGAAGGAGCttaaaatgttttgtttatctTCTAACATAGCCAGAGATTTGCCTCAatgttaaaaatgaaatattggTTTATGGCATCCActtttttataaacaattaagagcatatattttttgtattaatCTCAGCTATTTATGCTTAGTTAAGAAATATCTTAAAAGATATGTATAAAGGAAAGCTTTGTAATAGCTAGattaaagaaaacaagaaactaTATAACCAATTTTTCTAACTTAAATAACCAAAATAGCCCATTTTAAACTGataaacataataaaagaaTTAAAATTAGTTATGGCATATATCAACTTTTGGCtattttatattcaattgagtatatcatataaaatattaaataatttattcattttatcacaattaaaataattggttaaaaattaattttaagaatttgttgatgaatattttgaaaaaaaataaacagtttgatggtattgtttttttgtttcttttaactATATGAACATTCATCACTAttgtaaacatttttataatcatAGGCATTTTAGTCTAGTTTGCTTATGgcaaattttaattttcgcaTGGACTGATGAATGTAGCCATAGTCTCATGTCTCTGgctctagatttttttttggtttgaagTGAAGTATTTTATCACTTagtattttatatacaaaaccTAATACACCTTTAGTTTTGAACTGATTTCTATTCAAGACCCATTGAAAGATAGAATTGAGCTTCATGAAAGAGATAGTATTATcactttatgtatttatatacaaAACCTATTTTATTCATCTTATAAAATTTTCCCTTTTTCATTGCTAACCAAATGGAACAATAATTTCCTTTTTACATATgctcatttattttatttaaattatattcatatatttacTATGTGAGAAACTCAGAAAAATTATATCCTAtccttttatttttcatatatttgcaAACAAGaacttaattaatttataaattaaaggtGTATCAAcgctatttttaaatttaatcttTAAAGAGtatataattgtttattttatttgtagaaACAATAATGAGAAGCTGACTGGGAGAGAGGTCGACACCAATTATAAGGTATATTGCTTCTCGTTCCTAAAAttgttttaggaaaaaaaaaagagtcttctagaaattatattttctattacTGAAAGCGAAAGGGTTTTAGAAATGTTTGATTATACAGTCTCGTTATTGGTACCTTTTTTGACAACATTGGTTCTTTTTTATTCAGTAAAATTTGTTAGTGCAAAGATGACACCACAACTGAGTAATGCAGGAGATAAATCAAGAGACAAAAGGATACAAGCAACCAATTATGCTTTATTAAAAATCTCCTTTAAACAATCTATTACAAGACTTGCTTATCAGCTTTTACACGTCAGTGTTAACATCCTAACACACGTTACTGACAGATTCCTAATCTACCCAAACATGTTTCTTTCCCGTCAGTACTTCAGCATCTGCTTCAGCACGACCCAAGAACACCCCTAAGGGATTTTCACCCTTCCTCTATAATAATAGCCAGTGTCTTATGGAATACAGACGACTCCATAGCTCTTTTATAGTGATCTCCACGTTCCTGAAATCCTAGTCTCCAAGGAACATGAATATGGATCAACTTCCATATCAATAAGTACACTTTCCTTTTCTTGAAATGTACTTATTCCTCAAGGCACAAACTTACTCCCCAAGTTTATCTCTTGCCTTTTTCTCCACGGTAtaaacttgctcctcaagtttatCCCACGCCAGCTCAGCATCTTGCGTCCACATGGTCTCTACCACTCCGCATGCCTCCTGGCTTACTCTCTGACACATACTGCCTCAGCAACTACTTCAACGACTACGTCAAGACATAAACCCTCAGTTTATCCTTCTCCATCTCAGCATATCTTGCATCCACATGGTAACCCACCACTCCGCATGCTTTTTGTAGTAACGACTAATGCATCCAGCATGAGTAACTTCATCGTCTAGTTAGTCACGGAAGACTATTGACATCTACAAGCTCCACTTGCATCTTCAGAATTTAATAATTATGCAAATACAAATATTGcctttttagaaatattttaattcGAAGATCCCAACTTTGGCATAAAAGTGGGCCGCCGTATATACTGCATAAACATTCTTAAATCATGTACAGCATACAATTCTTAAAGCAACAATATATTATTCACTAGTGGGCCGTGGTGGCCCGTTTATTCTCGATCTCAGCTCAGAGTAGGACCCACCACTTTGTTGTCGGCCCACGCTGGGTACCCCTTTATTTTCTTTGGCGTCTTGGCGtggctttttattttattgttaattttcagtatataaattttatttttctgaacCTTTAGTTTCACGGCTTCTACTTTTTAAATAAACTAGGTCcgtttccgcgctacgcgcggtgTATGTGATTATATGTAgtataaaaatatgatattgtTTGATAATTTTGTCCAATGGACCTATAAAATTTAAGCTTAGAAAGTAGCTAGAAATTTTGTTGTTcctttattaatattttcttgatGAGATTTTCTTTGAATGATGTATTTACATCACATCCTTCGGAAAGAAAAACAGCATCATTGTAAGTTCGAtatttactaactctttcaaaAGTGAATTAGAATTGaacattttgaaataataagagagagagagtgagaagtAAATCATACATACTGATCAAAGGAGGTTTGTGGTTTAAGTTGACATTCATACTACTATGTTAATTGTTTTGTTTGAGTTTGTGTATagtttcttaaaatattatgtagTTATATTTTTGTCGGTTTTAACtgactattttattaaatatagatTTCTAATTTTTCTCTTTAGCACTTATTTCgggtaattataaaatatgtatacactTTTTGAATCAAAATATAAGTAGCACAATCAAAATAAAAGATGAAAAATGttatttggtgtttttttttaatgttgaaATCAATTTTCCTATTATTAGGTGTGACGCagaattgtttttatatattctaattTTCCTGCAATTTCTCTTTGGAGTTTCGCCTAATGTTTATGGATTCTTGTTTTATCTTATTGAGGGTGATTAATTTTCCTACAACGTTTGAATAGTTTTAAAGTATATTACACATGGTTAATTTAAGCTGGTTTATTTAATCTTTATATATTCTGAAATTGATCTTAGTGACCCAAGTTTTACAAACGTTACAAATGTTTTAGGTTTCAACTTTCAACCCTTAAAGTGTCGTATATAAACAATTCAAgtgtgctgacaaaaaaaatacaattcaagcGCATGGTTTTGTTATATAGCGCAATCGTTAGGGTTATCACCGGTGATTATTCTAAAAATGTTCATGTCTGATGAGAGTACAACACGAATTTTCACTCAAGTAATTGTATCCTAACCCTGGATAATAGCTTTGACTACTTATTTGATAAGTTTGACCTTTAATCCAATAACTCTAAGCGTACATTTGAGTCGTTTGATATGTATACACATATTGCATCTTATTCACCATCGGCACAAGGGCACCCCCTCCTAGGCCACCACCTTACTTCTCCTCACTGCGTCTGgcttcttccttcttctctcTGCCAGCTCCAACATTTTtcgttttctctcttctctgtcGTCAACAACTTATTTCTTCATCTAGCCACCCTCTGTTTTCTTCTCTCCAACTTCCCTTCCTTCTTAGCCTCTTTCTCCTTCAGCCGGGACTTCTTTCTTTACGGCGGGAGGAGTGGCACAGTCTTTGACCGGAAGAAGAGGTTGGGTTTGTTTGAGTTTTTGGCGAGTAAAGTCACAAGTTCTTTAACATCCATCGTTCCTTTGGCACAATACCATGTCTTTGGCTGCATCAATAGCCACCGTTTCAACCCCTAGCTCAAATATGTAATAAATGTTTATTGGcattaaaagttaattttagctttaacttttttttgggtcaactCTCATTTGTTTACACAGCATATACAATGCATACACATATTCTCACATAGCATATAAGTCAATATGTTTTGAAGGCAcgttcaaaaaagaaaactatgaaacaaaataacatcgtataaaaagtaaaataggTCGATCAGCTTAAGCTTTTGTTGTAGCTAAGAAAACTAAATAGTTAAGTGTAAGCTTAGATATAGATAGGTGGATGATAAACGACCATTCAGACTTTGCTAGACGAAACAGTTTGAAAATGATACTCACCATGGACTTTTGTCGATCAGGAGGCATTCCCATTTTAATCTGTCCAGTTTTGATGCATCAGCATCCTCCTTCGGCCAATCTTTTGAATCCGTATTGCTGTGACAGTAAATTTTGTCAAGAATTTGTGCAGACTTCATGATTAGAACCAACGCTTTCTTATCTGCCTCATAAAGTTCTGTCAACTGCATAGTCAAGTATCTTAAAATGCAAATATGGAATGTAATACTTGAGTTTTTGGtacattttaaaacaaaaagtcaAAGTAATGTGACAAATTATAATCTTTGCTTCGAGGGTGAGTGGAGAGTATATTTGGAGTGGCTCCTGTATACATTAACTACGGTGTTCACTTTACATCTTCAACAAAAAAGACACTCTTTTGTAAGATAGGCAGTTTATATATAAAACCTTAGCTTAGCAATGGATATGTCACAAATTCTCATTTTCGTTGTTAATTTATATACAGTATCATGGAATATATAAGAGATGACCCGA
It encodes:
- the LOC103834504 gene encoding glutamyl-tRNA(Gln) amidotransferase subunit C, chloroplastic/mitochondrial, with amino-acid sequence MATRALLAVVTASPPRMIQIKASTFSSSLKFQRHITTIARSFSSDTNPSVLQPPDVSRLAETARISLTPSEIEECGAKIRQVIDWFGQLQQVDVSSVEPAIRAEMEGGNLREDAPETFENRESIRASIPSFDEVYLKVPKVLNKE